The Candidatus Thermoplasmatota archaeon genome includes a window with the following:
- a CDS encoding CBS domain-containing protein, which produces MHVEHFMTKNPVACGDTTPVRDVARLMQDKGVGSVIVLRNSRVVGIVTDRQLTLRVLGDDLPGETPVAHVMTENPATLTLEDTLFSAVDTLRSAGVVKRVPVVSETDELLGVVSISDIAVLAKDLADAVFLELTHSAKNEAKILTGAKRVLKTIRRPTKADRLPPEQPVRAQSAPTPPGPPPPSGGAGEPPRRQERETLASGTATAGGGEQDVAGRSEGLEFQPARREAVRERERRRAPGPE; this is translated from the coding sequence ATGCACGTCGAGCACTTCATGACGAAGAACCCGGTGGCCTGCGGCGACACGACGCCCGTTCGCGACGTCGCCCGGCTCATGCAAGACAAGGGCGTGGGCTCGGTCATCGTCCTGCGGAACAGCCGCGTCGTGGGCATCGTCACCGATCGCCAGCTCACCCTGCGCGTGCTCGGCGACGACCTTCCGGGCGAAACGCCCGTGGCGCACGTCATGACGGAAAACCCCGCCACCCTCACGCTCGAGGACACGCTCTTCTCCGCGGTGGACACGCTGCGAAGCGCCGGCGTGGTGAAGCGCGTGCCGGTCGTGAGCGAGACGGACGAGCTCCTCGGGGTGGTGAGCATCTCGGACATCGCCGTTCTGGCAAAGGACCTCGCGGACGCCGTCTTCCTCGAACTCACGCACAGCGCGAAGAACGAGGCGAAGATCCTGACTGGAGCCAAGCGCGTCCTGAAGACGATCCGCCGCCCGACGAAGGCCGACCGCCTGCCGCCCGAGCAGCCCGTGCGGGCGCAGAGCGCGCCCACGCCCCCCGGACCTCCGCCGCCCAGCGGGGGCGCCGGCGAGCCCCCGCGCCGCCAGGAGCGCGAGACGCTTGCCTCCGGCACGGCGACGGCGGGAGGCGGGGAGCAGGACGTGGCCGGGCGGTCGGAAGGTCTCGAGTTCCAGCCGGCCCGCCGTGAGGCCGTCCGCGAACGCGAGCGGCGGCGGGCGCCCGGACCGGAATGA
- a CDS encoding NDP-sugar synthase, whose product MEAIVLAGGFGTRLRPLTLTQPKPLLPLANVPLLDRVIASMPPEVDKVVVAVNYMADEIRRHFRDRPPGIETEVVLEDRPLGTGGAIKNCQSHVEGTFVVRNADLYDTLDLTGMLAFHRKEDALATISLWPVDEPQHFGVVELDGTRIRRFVEKPPREEAPSNLINAGTYILEPEVLDRIPGGKQVSIEAEIYPQVVSTPRGMRGYNVQGYWIDCGRPETYLEAHKQVLSGAQGGVVVGKDAVVEGRLQPWAAVGDRCTVARGARVFEGVLLEGTTLEAGAHVLGSIVGRNCRIGAGAGVLSSVLGDNVTVKPGARIVGTTVDPGKQAG is encoded by the coding sequence ATGGAGGCCATCGTCCTCGCGGGCGGCTTTGGAACGAGGCTTCGCCCTCTCACGCTCACCCAACCCAAGCCCCTCCTTCCGCTCGCCAACGTGCCGCTCCTCGACCGCGTGATCGCCTCCATGCCCCCCGAGGTCGACAAGGTCGTCGTGGCCGTGAACTACATGGCCGACGAGATCCGGCGGCATTTCCGCGACCGTCCCCCCGGCATCGAGACCGAAGTCGTGCTGGAGGACCGGCCGCTTGGGACCGGCGGCGCCATCAAGAACTGCCAATCGCACGTCGAAGGAACCTTCGTCGTCCGCAACGCGGACCTCTACGACACGCTCGACCTCACCGGCATGCTCGCCTTCCACCGCAAGGAGGACGCGCTAGCGACGATCTCGCTTTGGCCCGTCGACGAACCCCAGCACTTTGGCGTCGTCGAGCTCGATGGCACCCGCATCCGACGGTTCGTCGAGAAACCGCCCCGGGAGGAGGCGCCAAGCAACCTCATCAACGCCGGCACCTACATCCTTGAACCCGAGGTCCTCGACCGGATCCCGGGAGGAAAGCAAGTCTCCATCGAGGCGGAAATCTACCCTCAAGTCGTTTCCACGCCGCGCGGCATGCGCGGCTACAACGTCCAAGGCTACTGGATCGACTGCGGCAGGCCCGAGACGTACCTTGAGGCGCACAAGCAGGTGCTCTCCGGCGCGCAGGGCGGCGTCGTCGTGGGCAAGGACGCCGTCGTCGAGGGCCGCCTGCAGCCGTGGGCGGCCGTGGGCGACCGCTGCACGGTCGCGCGCGGCGCGCGCGTCTTCGAGGGCGTGCTGCTCGAAGGCACGACGCTCGAAGCGGGCGCGCACGTCCTCGGCTCCATCGTCGGCCGCAACTGCCGCATCGGCGCAGGCGCGGGCGTCCTCTCCTCGGTCCTGGGCGACAACGTCACGGTCAAGCCCGGCGCCCGCATCGTCGGAACCACGGTCGATCCGGGCAAGCAGGCCGGCTAG
- the glmM gene encoding phosphoglucosamine mutase, protein MRTGKLFGTNGVRGIANVEITPELALELACAMGTYWRAGRVLVGGDARTSTPMLKAAVTAGLLAAGCRVDDAGVGPTPALQFAVREGGYDGGVVVTASHNPPEHNGLKGTDKGGMELSREQEDAIEALYFGRKSERSPWHDLRGVGAVHDANERYVQAIVARVDRERIRGAGLRVVMDCSNGAGALTGPFVARELGARLTTLNCQLDGTFPGHPSEPTPENLKDLQRMVVETGANLGVAQDGDADRAVFVDETGAFVPGERVLALFAGMAVRRAGGGVVCTPVSSSLCVEDLVRKHGGRVLYTAVGSPVVARAMVREKAVFGGEENGGLIFPEHQHVRDSAMAVAAMLELLATTGKPLSSLLAEVPRYHTVKRKIEVPNERKADLLRDFTKSRIAQRGKVDTTDGVKVTLEKGWILVRPSGTEPLFRVYAEAKELGAAEALAGEALEELKRMAGAS, encoded by the coding sequence ATTCGCACGGGCAAGCTCTTTGGAACCAACGGGGTGCGCGGAATCGCCAACGTCGAGATCACGCCCGAGCTTGCCCTCGAACTTGCCTGCGCCATGGGCACATACTGGCGCGCAGGGCGCGTGCTCGTCGGCGGCGACGCGCGCACGAGCACCCCCATGCTCAAGGCCGCCGTGACGGCGGGGCTTCTCGCCGCCGGCTGCCGCGTCGACGACGCGGGCGTGGGCCCCACGCCGGCCCTCCAGTTCGCCGTGCGCGAGGGCGGCTACGACGGAGGCGTCGTCGTCACCGCCAGCCACAACCCGCCAGAGCACAACGGGCTCAAGGGGACGGACAAGGGCGGCATGGAGCTCTCCCGCGAACAAGAGGACGCCATCGAGGCCCTCTACTTCGGCCGCAAGAGCGAGCGCTCGCCGTGGCACGACCTGCGCGGCGTGGGAGCCGTCCACGACGCCAACGAGCGCTACGTCCAAGCGATCGTGGCGCGCGTGGACCGCGAGCGCATCCGAGGCGCGGGCCTGCGCGTCGTGATGGATTGCAGCAACGGCGCCGGCGCCCTCACGGGGCCGTTTGTCGCGCGCGAGCTTGGCGCCCGCCTCACGACGCTCAACTGCCAGCTCGACGGCACCTTCCCGGGACACCCGAGCGAGCCCACGCCGGAGAACCTGAAGGACCTCCAACGCATGGTCGTCGAGACGGGCGCGAACCTCGGCGTCGCGCAGGACGGGGACGCCGACCGCGCCGTGTTCGTCGACGAGACGGGGGCCTTTGTCCCCGGCGAGCGCGTGCTCGCGCTCTTTGCCGGCATGGCCGTGCGGCGGGCCGGAGGCGGCGTCGTCTGCACGCCGGTCTCGTCGTCGCTGTGCGTCGAGGACCTCGTCCGGAAACACGGGGGCCGCGTCCTGTACACGGCCGTGGGAAGCCCCGTCGTCGCGCGCGCGATGGTGCGCGAGAAGGCGGTCTTCGGCGGCGAGGAGAACGGCGGCCTCATCTTCCCGGAGCACCAGCACGTTCGCGACAGCGCCATGGCCGTGGCGGCCATGCTCGAGCTTCTGGCCACCACCGGAAAGCCGCTCTCGTCGCTTCTGGCCGAGGTGCCGCGCTACCACACAGTGAAGCGCAAGATCGAGGTTCCCAACGAGCGCAAGGCCGACCTCCTTCGTGATTTCACGAAATCACGAATTGCGCAAAGGGGCAAGGTCGACACGACCGACGGCGTGAAGGTCACGCTGGAGAAGGGTTGGATCCTCGTGCGCCCGTCGGGCACCGAACCGCTGTTCCGCGTCTACGCCGAGGCGAAGGAGCTTGGGGCCGCGGAGGCGCTGGCGGGCGAGGCGCTTGAGGAATTGAAAAGAATGGCTGGTGCGTCCTAG
- a CDS encoding alpha/beta family hydrolase: MRDGSVSDPPQRYADRREAGRRLAQGLHALARGGALVVGLPRGGVVVADEVAKALSLPLDVLIVRKLGMPGREELGFGAIAEGDVTILNAPLVESLGLRAEEIEDVARMEGVELARRVRAYRGNRPPADVRGRTVLLVDDGLATGGTARAAVAALRAQGAARVVLAVPVGPPDLLAALEEVADEVVCPLRPPEFRAVGLWYDDFSPTTDEEVRTVLARTSARLLERDVTIDLGPVQLAGRMTAPALARGVVVFAHGSGSGRDSPRNARTARSLSDAGFATLLCDLLTDEEAQVDERTREYRFDVRMLGDRVRGVVDWLAQRPETARLPVGLYGASTGAAAALLAAAEIPARVAAVVSRGGRPDLAAGALPHVRAPTLFVVGEADPEVLALNRQARAALAGPSEIAIVPSAGHLFEEPGALDEVARLAAGWFARHLGGRTAVAPAG, from the coding sequence ATGAGGGACGGCTCCGTCTCCGACCCGCCCCAACGGTACGCCGACCGCCGGGAAGCCGGGCGGCGCCTGGCCCAGGGGCTCCACGCGCTTGCCCGCGGCGGCGCCCTTGTCGTGGGGCTGCCGCGCGGGGGCGTGGTCGTAGCCGACGAGGTCGCAAAGGCGCTCTCCCTTCCGCTCGACGTTCTCATCGTCCGCAAGCTTGGCATGCCCGGGCGGGAGGAGCTCGGCTTTGGCGCCATCGCCGAGGGCGACGTGACGATCCTCAACGCCCCGCTCGTGGAATCCCTCGGGCTTCGCGCAGAGGAGATCGAGGACGTCGCCCGCATGGAAGGCGTCGAGCTTGCGCGTCGCGTGCGCGCCTACCGCGGCAACCGACCGCCCGCCGACGTTCGCGGTCGCACCGTCCTCCTCGTCGACGACGGGCTTGCGACGGGGGGGACGGCACGCGCCGCCGTCGCCGCGCTGCGGGCTCAAGGCGCCGCGCGCGTCGTGCTTGCCGTGCCCGTGGGTCCTCCGGACCTCCTGGCGGCCCTGGAGGAGGTCGCCGACGAGGTCGTCTGCCCCTTGCGCCCGCCCGAGTTCCGCGCGGTGGGCCTGTGGTACGACGACTTCTCGCCCACGACCGACGAGGAGGTCCGCACCGTCCTTGCCCGCACGAGCGCGAGGCTGCTTGAGCGCGACGTGACGATCGACCTTGGTCCCGTGCAGCTTGCCGGTCGGATGACCGCTCCCGCGCTTGCGCGCGGCGTCGTGGTCTTCGCGCACGGCAGCGGCAGCGGACGCGACAGTCCTCGCAACGCGCGAACGGCGCGGTCGCTCTCGGACGCAGGATTCGCGACGCTGCTGTGCGACCTTCTCACGGACGAGGAGGCGCAAGTGGACGAGCGCACGCGCGAGTACCGCTTCGACGTGCGCATGCTTGGCGATCGCGTCCGCGGCGTCGTCGATTGGCTCGCGCAGCGCCCCGAGACGGCGCGGCTTCCCGTCGGCCTCTACGGCGCCAGCACCGGAGCGGCCGCCGCGCTTCTGGCGGCCGCCGAAATTCCCGCTCGCGTGGCGGCCGTCGTTTCGCGCGGGGGTCGGCCGGACCTTGCCGCCGGCGCGCTTCCCCATGTTCGGGCGCCCACGCTTTTCGTCGTGGGCGAGGCCGACCCGGAGGTCCTCGCGCTCAACCGGCAGGCGCGCGCCGCGCTTGCCGGTCCTTCCGAGATCGCGATCGTGCCCTCGGCAGGCCACCTCTTCGAGGAGCCCGGCGCGCTCGACGAGGTGGCTCGCCTGGCGGCCGGCTGGTTCGCCCGGCACCTCGGCGGACGGACGGCCGTTGCTCCGGCCGGCTAG
- a CDS encoding cation:proton antiporter, protein MSALAEPAIAFAGLLVAGFVAARVGQSMIPAFVVAGLVLGPSGFALVSDGPLLRTLAELGVVLLLFFMGLEFSLRRLTAGGRRTAYYGLVNLAFNFPLGVALGLLFGWDLLTSVFLGLVVYVTSSGILVKTVIELRRVANRETETALVLSITEDIFTALFLAVVAAVATVGTSDPARLAVALGASLGFCFLFIVLSRVGQPWLHRLSSMRSEELFLLLLLALVLVVALGAQAVGLSGAIGAFFLGLAFADVAQVGRIKAKVVPLRDVFVGLFFFSFGMVLDLSALPEVAWMLLLAVPLTMATKFATGLAIGGASGETPRGRVNLATALLPRGEFSIVAAGIAIAYGLNPALAAFTGFYVVITAVVGTILMSKSGFLTEILVRNGHLSGKLGRAQQIVGYFRRSPFPLATRFKF, encoded by the coding sequence GTGAGCGCGCTTGCCGAACCCGCGATCGCCTTCGCCGGCCTGCTCGTGGCCGGCTTCGTCGCCGCTCGCGTCGGTCAGTCGATGATCCCGGCGTTCGTGGTCGCGGGCCTGGTGCTGGGTCCTTCGGGCTTCGCGCTTGTCTCCGACGGGCCTCTGCTCCGGACGCTTGCCGAGCTTGGCGTCGTCCTTCTCCTCTTCTTCATGGGCCTGGAGTTCTCGCTGCGCAGGCTAACAGCCGGCGGACGGCGGACGGCCTACTACGGCCTCGTGAACCTCGCCTTCAACTTCCCCCTCGGAGTGGCGCTGGGCCTCCTGTTCGGATGGGACCTTCTGACCTCGGTCTTTCTCGGCCTTGTCGTCTACGTCACAAGCTCGGGCATCCTGGTGAAGACCGTCATCGAGCTGCGGCGGGTCGCCAACCGCGAGACCGAGACGGCGCTTGTCCTCTCGATCACGGAGGACATCTTCACCGCGCTGTTCCTCGCGGTCGTCGCCGCGGTGGCCACGGTGGGCACGTCGGACCCCGCGCGCTTGGCCGTGGCGCTTGGGGCAAGCCTCGGCTTCTGCTTCCTGTTCATCGTGCTCTCCCGCGTGGGCCAACCGTGGCTGCACCGCCTCTCCTCCATGCGCTCGGAAGAGCTTTTCCTCCTTCTCCTGCTCGCCCTCGTGCTCGTGGTCGCGCTGGGCGCGCAGGCCGTTGGGCTCTCCGGCGCCATCGGCGCCTTCTTCCTGGGCCTTGCCTTTGCCGACGTCGCCCAGGTGGGCCGAATCAAGGCCAAGGTTGTGCCGCTGCGCGACGTCTTCGTCGGGCTGTTCTTCTTCTCCTTCGGGATGGTCCTCGACCTCTCGGCGCTGCCCGAGGTCGCCTGGATGTTGCTCCTGGCCGTGCCCCTCACGATGGCCACGAAGTTTGCCACGGGGCTTGCCATCGGCGGTGCAAGCGGCGAGACTCCGCGCGGGCGCGTGAACCTCGCCACGGCGCTCTTGCCGCGCGGCGAGTTCTCCATCGTGGCCGCGGGGATCGCCATCGCCTATGGGCTCAACCCCGCCCTGGCGGCGTTCACCGGGTTTTATGTGGTGATAACGGCGGTGGTGGGCACCATACTGATGTCCAAATCCGGATTCCTGACGGAAATCCTGGTGAGAAATGGCCACCTGAGCGGAAAACTTGGTCGAGCCCAGCAGATAGTCGGTTACTTCAGGCGTTCGCCGTTTCCCCTTGCAACAAGGTTTAAGTTTTGA